The Leguminivora glycinivorella isolate SPB_JAAS2020 chromosome 1, LegGlyc_1.1, whole genome shotgun sequence genome includes a region encoding these proteins:
- the LOC125227774 gene encoding small VCP/p97-interacting protein isoform X2, translating into MANVQSIWKKMETRRRHLVEAAEKRRSEEASRGVKDPEKVKRMQQRSEEMERREAELAKQGGSNLKWTTG; encoded by the exons ATGGCAAACGTTCAGTCTATTTGGAAGAAAATG GAAACCAGACGCCGTCACCTGGTGGAAGCGGCGGAGAAGCGACGGTCGGAGGAGGCCTCCCGCGGGGTCAAGGACCCTGAGAAGGTGAAGCGCATGCAGCAGCGGTCCGAGGAAATGGAAAGACGAGAGGCTGAGCTGGCTAAACAAGGAGGTTCAAACCTCAAG TGGACGACAGGATGA
- the LOC125227774 gene encoding small VCP/p97-interacting protein isoform X1, with product MGIFTSCCKPQAADVLTPDAETRRRHLVEAAEKRRSEEASRGVKDPEKVKRMQQRSEEMERREAELAKQGGSNLKWTTG from the exons ATGGGAATATTTACATCCTGCTGTAAACCTCAAGCGGCAGACGTTTTAACACCAGATGCA GAAACCAGACGCCGTCACCTGGTGGAAGCGGCGGAGAAGCGACGGTCGGAGGAGGCCTCCCGCGGGGTCAAGGACCCTGAGAAGGTGAAGCGCATGCAGCAGCGGTCCGAGGAAATGGAAAGACGAGAGGCTGAGCTGGCTAAACAAGGAGGTTCAAACCTCAAG TGGACGACAGGATGA